Proteins from a single region of Pyxidicoccus trucidator:
- a CDS encoding phosphatase PAP2 family protein — MTSHSPTSRATPFTWLCTLLGVGHVVLVAATGRLRWDHVVADVLLVGVAWAGPRSRRFLAGGLPLWLTGMLLDSQGLWLFLRGTIHTGDLWEWERQWFPAPGGTTWPEWWATRFTPVLDLLCGFSYAAYLYEVFLVAIFFFVKKDTRFEKLCWAFLVVNAMGVVIYLVYPAAPPWYVLKYGPGPADLAALPSPAGTARFDALLGINYFASFYSRNTNVFGAMPSLHASYPFMVVFYVWNKGWAWRVPAAAFSALVAFSAIYLTHHYILDVLAGMVAAIAAYLAVEAVFARRAVPAAAMTVPLTSRGDTRA, encoded by the coding sequence ATGACCTCCCACTCTCCAACAAGTAGAGCGACCCCCTTCACGTGGCTCTGCACCCTGCTGGGTGTGGGCCACGTGGTGTTGGTGGCGGCCACCGGACGGCTCCGGTGGGACCACGTCGTTGCCGACGTGCTGCTGGTGGGGGTGGCCTGGGCGGGCCCCCGCTCGCGGCGCTTCCTGGCAGGCGGGCTCCCGCTATGGCTGACCGGCATGCTGCTGGACAGCCAGGGGCTCTGGCTGTTCCTGCGGGGCACCATCCACACGGGTGATTTGTGGGAATGGGAGCGCCAGTGGTTCCCCGCGCCGGGCGGCACGACCTGGCCCGAGTGGTGGGCCACGCGCTTCACCCCGGTGCTGGATTTGCTCTGCGGCTTCTCGTACGCGGCCTACCTTTACGAGGTCTTCCTCGTGGCCATCTTCTTCTTTGTGAAGAAGGACACACGCTTCGAGAAGCTGTGCTGGGCCTTCCTGGTGGTCAACGCCATGGGCGTGGTCATCTACCTCGTCTATCCGGCGGCACCGCCCTGGTACGTGCTCAAGTACGGCCCCGGTCCGGCGGACCTCGCCGCGCTGCCCAGCCCCGCTGGCACCGCGCGCTTCGACGCGCTGCTGGGCATCAACTACTTCGCCAGCTTCTACTCGCGGAACACCAACGTCTTCGGGGCGATGCCGTCACTGCACGCCTCCTACCCGTTCATGGTGGTGTTCTACGTGTGGAACAAGGGCTGGGCCTGGCGCGTGCCCGCGGCGGCGTTCTCCGCGCTGGTCGCCTTCTCCGCCATCTACCTGACGCACCACTACATCCTGGACGTGCTCGCGGGCATGGTCGCAGCCATCGCCGCGTACCTGGCGGTGGAGGCCGTGTTCGCGCGCCGGGCGGTACCGGCGGCGGCCATGACCGTGCCACTGACTTCTAGAGGAGACACCCGTGCTTGA
- a CDS encoding inositol-3-phosphate synthase gives MENTRKVTKPEGKLAVLVPGLGAVSTTLMAGVELARQGKGLPIGSLTQMGTARLGKRTDGRTVKLGELVPLAQLPDVVFGAWDIISEDAYQVAVRSGVLNDKHLEQVKPFLQSIKPKKGVHDAEFVRRIEANHTKATKTHRESIEALRQDIRDFKKELNATRAVMVVCSSVETFRPLPESFKTLAGFEKALDENSPDINPTALYTYAALKEGVAFANATPNASVDTPALQELAKLEGVPVAGRDLKSGQTMMKTVIAPALKARMLGLDGWFSTNILGNRDGEVLDDPAAFKAKEVTKSSVLDTILQPEVYPDLYKKYAHKVSIHYYPPRGDAKEGWDNIDITGWLGYPMQIKINFLCRDSILAAPLVLDIALFLDLAKRLEWRGIQEWMSFYFKSPMAHPGLPVEHDLFIQLTKLKNTLRVVAGEEPITHLGLDYYGDDLPLSNK, from the coding sequence ATGGAAAACACGAGGAAGGTCACGAAGCCTGAGGGCAAGCTGGCGGTGCTGGTGCCGGGCCTGGGTGCGGTCTCCACGACGCTGATGGCGGGCGTGGAGCTGGCGCGTCAGGGCAAGGGCCTCCCCATCGGCTCGCTGACGCAGATGGGCACCGCGCGCCTGGGCAAGCGGACCGATGGCCGTACCGTGAAGCTGGGCGAGCTGGTCCCCCTGGCCCAGCTGCCGGATGTCGTCTTCGGCGCCTGGGACATCATCAGCGAGGACGCGTACCAGGTCGCGGTGCGCTCCGGCGTGCTGAACGACAAGCACCTGGAGCAGGTGAAGCCCTTCCTCCAGTCCATCAAGCCCAAGAAGGGCGTGCACGACGCGGAGTTCGTCCGCCGCATCGAGGCCAACCACACCAAGGCCACCAAGACGCACCGCGAGAGCATCGAAGCGCTGCGCCAGGACATCCGCGACTTCAAGAAGGAGCTCAACGCCACGCGCGCCGTCATGGTGGTGTGCAGCAGCGTGGAGACCTTCCGCCCGCTGCCCGAGTCCTTCAAGACGCTGGCCGGCTTCGAGAAGGCGCTCGACGAGAACAGCCCGGACATCAACCCCACCGCGCTCTACACCTACGCGGCCCTCAAGGAGGGCGTGGCCTTCGCGAACGCCACGCCCAACGCGAGCGTGGACACGCCCGCGCTGCAGGAGCTGGCGAAGCTGGAGGGCGTCCCCGTCGCCGGGCGAGACCTCAAGAGCGGCCAGACGATGATGAAGACCGTCATCGCCCCCGCGCTCAAGGCGCGCATGCTGGGCCTCGACGGCTGGTTCTCCACCAACATCCTCGGCAACCGCGACGGCGAGGTGCTCGATGACCCGGCGGCCTTCAAGGCCAAGGAAGTCACCAAGTCGAGCGTGCTGGACACCATCCTCCAGCCCGAGGTCTACCCGGACCTGTACAAGAAGTACGCGCACAAGGTGTCCATCCACTACTACCCGCCCCGCGGCGACGCGAAGGAGGGTTGGGACAACATCGACATCACCGGGTGGCTCGGCTACCCGATGCAGATCAAGATCAACTTCCTCTGCCGCGACTCCATCCTCGCCGCGCCGCTGGTGTTGGACATCGCCCTGTTCCTGGACCTGGCGAAGCGGCTGGAGTGGCGGGGCATCCAGGAGTGGATGTCCTTCTACTTCAAGAGCCCCATGGCGCACCCCGGCCTGCCGGTGGAGCATGACCTGTTCATCCAGCTCACCAAGCTGAAGAACACGCTGCGCGTCGTCGCTGGTGAAGAGCCCATCACCCACCTCGGACTCGACTACTACGGGGATGACCTCCCACTCTCCAACAAGTAG
- a CDS encoding LA_2272 family surface repeat-containing protein, with protein MKRKVSVCAGVVAAVVAFSAGAEEPKSAGVQAPGAEQAAEPAPSRPDTAPEAVAAPAAPAVDGPGTERVMVAPPLVDAAVGGAVSAAPAAASPVETKAKAEPVASAEAEEVHIPFSLSLVPGLSTSGFHTGNVVNTVSIGLVATHAKRVDGVAMSIGGNWVTEGLHGAQLAVGANVSRGPVTGTQLSVGGNVAGGDFFGIQSSVGVNVVRGMMEGAQLTVGANTVAGAVSGAQLSVGANVATGSVHGAQLSVGLNVAGGPVRGLQATVGANVASEVSGLQMSSGVSYARQISGGQLSLINVGGEVDGAQVGLVNVAGRVKGVQVGLLNVAGTTEGESVGLLSFVGNGQAHVQVWGSDVAMANVGLKLGGRHLYTLLAAGFTPPLDGESRRYVLGVGVGGHIPLGRFYVDVDVVGSTLHSRRLYDDTEHVLGQVRLMAGFQVARRFAVYGGVTANTLVSWDADERWDELGIGPEWRQVSDGGSTVVRTWPGVLAGVQL; from the coding sequence ATGAAGCGCAAGGTCTCGGTGTGTGCGGGGGTCGTGGCGGCGGTGGTGGCGTTCTCGGCCGGAGCCGAGGAGCCGAAGTCGGCGGGCGTGCAGGCCCCCGGCGCGGAGCAGGCAGCCGAGCCGGCTCCGTCGCGCCCGGACACGGCTCCGGAAGCGGTGGCCGCACCGGCCGCGCCGGCCGTCGACGGTCCCGGCACGGAGCGGGTCATGGTGGCGCCTCCGCTGGTGGACGCGGCGGTGGGTGGCGCGGTGAGCGCGGCCCCGGCGGCGGCCTCTCCGGTGGAGACGAAGGCGAAGGCGGAGCCCGTGGCGAGCGCGGAGGCGGAGGAGGTCCACATCCCGTTCAGCCTCTCGCTGGTGCCGGGCCTCAGCACGTCGGGCTTCCACACCGGCAACGTGGTCAACACCGTGTCCATCGGCCTGGTCGCCACGCATGCGAAGCGGGTGGACGGCGTGGCGATGTCGATAGGTGGCAACTGGGTGACGGAAGGGCTTCACGGCGCGCAGCTCGCGGTGGGGGCCAATGTGTCGCGAGGGCCGGTGACGGGCACGCAGCTGTCCGTGGGCGGCAACGTGGCGGGGGGCGACTTCTTCGGCATCCAATCCAGCGTGGGCGTCAACGTGGTGCGCGGGATGATGGAGGGCGCGCAGCTCACGGTGGGCGCCAACACGGTGGCGGGCGCGGTGAGCGGAGCGCAGCTCTCGGTGGGTGCCAACGTGGCGACGGGGTCGGTGCACGGCGCGCAGCTCAGCGTGGGCCTCAACGTGGCGGGCGGCCCGGTGCGCGGGCTCCAGGCAACGGTGGGCGCCAACGTGGCCTCGGAGGTGTCCGGCCTTCAGATGTCCTCGGGCGTCAGCTACGCGCGCCAAATCTCGGGCGGGCAGCTCTCCCTCATCAACGTGGGCGGCGAGGTGGACGGCGCGCAGGTGGGCCTCGTCAACGTGGCGGGCCGGGTGAAGGGCGTGCAGGTGGGCCTCCTCAACGTCGCGGGCACGACGGAGGGCGAGTCGGTGGGGCTGCTGAGCTTCGTCGGCAACGGCCAGGCGCACGTGCAGGTGTGGGGCAGTGACGTGGCGATGGCCAACGTGGGCCTGAAGCTGGGCGGCCGCCACCTCTACACGCTGCTCGCCGCGGGCTTCACCCCGCCCCTGGACGGCGAGAGCCGTCGCTATGTCCTTGGCGTGGGCGTCGGCGGCCATATCCCGCTCGGGCGCTTCTACGTCGACGTGGATGTGGTGGGCAGCACGCTCCACTCGCGCCGGCTGTACGATGACACCGAGCACGTGCTCGGCCAGGTCCGGCTGATGGCGGGCTTCCAGGTGGCCCGGCGCTTCGCGGTGTACGGCGGCGTCACCGCGAACACGCTCGTCAGCTGGGACGCGGATGAGCGCTGGGACGAGCTGGGCATCGGCCCGGAGTGGCGGCAGGTCTCCGACGGAGGCAGCACCGTCGTGCGGACGTGGCCGGGCGTGCTGGCCGGCGTGCAGCTCTGA
- a CDS encoding AraC family transcriptional regulator: protein MPSESRPPRRASFPPMPPDFERGRLPILVTRLQAKRTGMGGGSAVHTYAVVMLVTRGESRIRHAGDQVLRAGDVHLIPPGDAHRGGVSDAEGWGLAFHPEVLARGEPGGEGEGASRLGPLLRVRQGCHPVLRPTLVQRKRLLRWMRLLDEELAHEDRGREEAAIALLRLVLIELERISTPAVGGEPTSVGLGRRALTYIETHCLEPLSLAKVARELGRSSAHVAGIVRQETGRTVGEWILECRMAEARRRLRGTDERVDIIAERVGYADVTHFIRLFRRVHGVTPAAWRRRMLNGGA, encoded by the coding sequence ATGCCCTCCGAGTCGCGCCCGCCCAGACGCGCCAGCTTTCCGCCGATGCCTCCGGACTTCGAGCGGGGACGGCTCCCCATCCTGGTGACGCGGCTTCAAGCGAAGCGCACGGGAATGGGGGGCGGTTCCGCCGTCCACACGTACGCCGTCGTCATGTTGGTGACGCGGGGCGAGTCGAGGATTCGGCACGCGGGCGACCAGGTGCTGCGTGCTGGAGATGTCCACCTCATTCCTCCCGGCGATGCGCACCGGGGCGGGGTCTCGGACGCGGAGGGGTGGGGGCTCGCCTTCCACCCGGAGGTGCTCGCCCGTGGAGAGCCGGGAGGGGAGGGGGAGGGGGCGTCCCGGCTCGGGCCGCTGCTGCGGGTGCGCCAGGGCTGTCACCCCGTGCTGCGGCCCACGCTGGTGCAGCGCAAGCGGCTGCTGCGGTGGATGCGGCTGCTGGACGAGGAACTGGCGCATGAGGACCGGGGCCGCGAAGAGGCCGCCATCGCCCTGCTCCGGCTGGTGCTCATCGAGCTGGAGCGAATCTCGACGCCGGCTGTCGGGGGCGAGCCGACCTCCGTGGGTCTCGGGCGCAGGGCGCTCACGTACATTGAAACCCACTGCCTCGAGCCGCTGTCCCTTGCGAAGGTGGCGCGCGAGCTGGGACGCTCCTCCGCGCACGTGGCGGGAATCGTACGGCAGGAGACGGGCCGCACGGTGGGCGAGTGGATTCTCGAGTGCCGCATGGCGGAGGCCCGGCGCCGACTGCGCGGCACGGACGAGCGCGTGGACATCATCGCCGAGCGCGTGGGCTACGCGGACGTGACGCACTTCATCCGCCTGTTCCGGCGGGTGCACGGTGTCACTCCGGCCGCGTGGAGACGGCGGATGCTGAACGGCGGGGCGTGA
- a CDS encoding aldo/keto reductase, which produces MPPELPSDLDQPRPSTTTRREVLAAGLGGLLLPAVASAQATPPPPPAKAAPPPKPGTPAKPTTRGEAMLTRPIPSSGEALPVIGLGTWQTFDVGTAPSERGPLAEVLRRFLASGARLIDSSPMYGRAEQVTGDLLDSIGELKTPFLASKVWTTGKDEGLAQLRDSVQRMGRGRMDLMQVHNLVDWRTQLPVLREWKAAGRIRYVGVTHYTRGAFDELERFIREEKLDFVQLPYSLAQRDAEKRLLPAAAEHGVAVLVMQPFASGSLFQRVRGRALPEWAAEFDCTSWAQFFLKFILGHPAVHCPLPATSKPDHVADNLRAGFGRLPDEKQRARMARALEG; this is translated from the coding sequence ATGCCCCCGGAATTGCCCTCCGACCTGGATCAACCCCGTCCGTCCACGACGACCCGCCGCGAGGTGCTCGCCGCGGGGCTCGGCGGACTGCTGCTGCCGGCGGTCGCCTCCGCGCAGGCCACGCCTCCACCCCCTCCCGCGAAGGCCGCGCCACCGCCGAAGCCGGGCACGCCCGCGAAGCCCACCACCCGAGGAGAAGCCATGCTCACCCGCCCCATCCCCAGCTCGGGCGAAGCGCTGCCCGTCATCGGGCTCGGCACCTGGCAGACGTTCGACGTGGGCACCGCCCCCTCCGAGCGTGGCCCGCTGGCCGAGGTCCTCCGCCGCTTCCTCGCCTCGGGCGCGCGCCTCATCGACTCGTCACCCATGTACGGCCGCGCGGAGCAGGTGACGGGCGACCTGCTCGACTCCATCGGCGAGCTGAAGACGCCCTTCCTCGCCTCCAAGGTCTGGACCACCGGAAAGGACGAGGGCCTCGCGCAGCTGCGCGACTCCGTCCAGCGCATGGGCCGGGGGCGAATGGACCTGATGCAGGTCCACAACCTCGTGGACTGGCGCACGCAGCTGCCCGTGCTGCGCGAGTGGAAGGCCGCCGGCCGCATCCGCTACGTCGGCGTCACCCACTACACGCGCGGCGCCTTCGACGAGCTGGAGCGCTTCATCCGCGAGGAGAAGCTGGACTTCGTGCAGCTCCCCTACTCGCTCGCGCAGCGCGACGCGGAGAAGCGCCTGCTGCCCGCCGCCGCCGAACATGGCGTGGCGGTGCTCGTCATGCAGCCCTTCGCCTCGGGCTCGCTCTTCCAGCGCGTGCGCGGGCGCGCCCTGCCGGAGTGGGCCGCGGAGTTCGACTGCACCAGCTGGGCGCAGTTCTTCCTCAAGTTCATCCTCGGCCACCCCGCCGTGCACTGCCCGCTGCCCGCCACCAGCAAGCCCGACCACGTCGCCGACAACCTGCGCGCCGGCTTCGGACGCCTGCCCGACGAGAAGCAGCGCGCCCGCATGGCCCGCGCCCTCGAGGGCTGA
- a CDS encoding GtrA family protein, with translation MLETLVAWLSGNLSPSARIWTALAPAILACAYFLGGLLLFTIRCAFKGIPRDEETLKRGSTVLVGFFLRHYFFWVIQPLWAVILRSGLPANALSMLSGLLGVSAGVALAAGRFALGGWLFLAAGILDVMDGRIARTRKEANPAGAALDSVLDRYVDSAMLMGLAWYYRDTWVLLPALLALLGSSLVPYVRAKGEGLGVSVRDGAMQRLERVLFLGVGTALSPILEAVFWPEEKHPMHWLAVVGLVFVAVMSNYTAITRFRTLVRTLAPKRQEARSGKAILGFNAVAGAVATAADFALVLVLVEWAGILPAWATVVGSVLGAVVNYSINRVLTFKSTAAVSRQLARYAVVSGTSALLNAGGVALLTLHPQLAYTLGWWLVRGVVYFAWNLPLQRDYVFNDNASPDPLLEQRPHAA, from the coding sequence GTGCTTGAGACTCTGGTGGCCTGGCTGAGTGGAAACCTGTCTCCGTCCGCCCGCATCTGGACGGCGCTGGCGCCCGCCATCCTGGCCTGCGCCTACTTCCTCGGAGGGCTGCTGCTCTTCACCATCCGGTGCGCCTTCAAGGGCATTCCCCGGGACGAGGAGACGCTCAAGCGCGGCAGCACGGTGCTGGTGGGCTTCTTCCTGCGACACTACTTCTTCTGGGTCATCCAGCCGCTGTGGGCGGTGATTCTGCGCTCGGGGCTGCCGGCCAACGCGCTGTCCATGCTGTCGGGCCTGCTGGGCGTCTCCGCCGGCGTGGCGCTGGCGGCGGGCCGCTTCGCGCTCGGCGGCTGGCTCTTCCTGGCGGCGGGCATCCTCGACGTCATGGACGGCCGCATCGCCCGCACGCGCAAGGAGGCCAACCCGGCCGGCGCGGCGCTCGACTCGGTGCTCGACCGGTACGTGGACTCGGCGATGCTCATGGGCCTGGCCTGGTACTACCGGGACACGTGGGTGCTGCTGCCGGCGCTGCTCGCGCTGCTGGGCTCGTCGCTGGTGCCCTACGTGCGCGCCAAGGGTGAGGGCCTGGGCGTGAGTGTCCGGGACGGGGCCATGCAGCGGCTGGAGCGGGTGCTCTTCCTGGGCGTGGGCACGGCGCTGTCTCCGATTCTGGAGGCCGTCTTCTGGCCCGAGGAGAAGCACCCCATGCACTGGCTGGCGGTGGTGGGGCTCGTCTTCGTGGCGGTGATGAGCAACTACACGGCCATCACCCGCTTCCGGACGCTGGTGCGCACGCTGGCGCCCAAGCGGCAGGAGGCGCGCTCCGGCAAGGCGATTCTCGGCTTCAACGCCGTGGCGGGGGCGGTGGCCACCGCGGCGGACTTCGCGCTGGTGCTGGTGCTGGTGGAGTGGGCGGGGATTCTGCCCGCCTGGGCCACGGTGGTGGGCTCCGTGCTGGGCGCGGTGGTGAACTACTCCATCAACCGGGTGCTCACCTTCAAGAGCACGGCCGCGGTGTCGCGGCAGCTGGCGCGCTACGCGGTGGTGAGCGGGACGAGTGCACTGCTCAACGCGGGCGGCGTGGCGCTGCTGACGCTGCATCCGCAGCTGGCGTACACGCTGGGTTGGTGGCTGGTGCGCGGCGTCGTGTACTTCGCGTGGAACCTGCCCCTGCAGCGCGATTATGTCTTCAACGACAACGCCTCGCCGGATCCGCTCTTGGAGCAGCGCCCCCATGCTGCGTAA
- a CDS encoding zinc-dependent alcohol dehydrogenase family protein, giving the protein MEGSMRAMVLRAPGQPLREEWLPLPRPGPEELLLRVRACAVCRTDLHVVDGELTRPKLPLVPGHEIVATVVGGGEEVTAFPVGTRVGVPWLGWSCGQCRFCTVGRENLCKRARFTGYDLDGGYAEFTVAHQRFCFPLPSGYSDVHAAPLMCAGLIGFRSLRMAGDAERLGLYGFGAAAHVLVQVALRQKRRVFAFTRPGDAEAQRFAKSLGAEWAGDSDALPPEPLDAAILFAPVGALVPAALRAVDRGGVVVCGGIHMSDIPAFPYALLWEERVVRSVANLTRTDALDFLALAPSVPVRTEVEVFPLSAANEALTALREGRVHGAAVLDVNARD; this is encoded by the coding sequence ATGGAAGGGAGCATGCGGGCGATGGTGCTGCGAGCACCGGGGCAGCCGCTGCGAGAGGAGTGGCTTCCCCTCCCGCGTCCCGGCCCGGAGGAATTGCTGCTGCGGGTGCGGGCCTGCGCGGTGTGCCGCACGGACCTGCACGTGGTGGACGGCGAGTTGACGCGCCCGAAGCTGCCACTGGTACCGGGCCATGAAATCGTGGCCACGGTGGTGGGCGGAGGCGAGGAGGTGACGGCCTTCCCCGTGGGCACGCGAGTGGGGGTGCCGTGGCTCGGCTGGAGCTGTGGCCAGTGCCGCTTCTGCACGGTGGGGCGGGAGAACCTCTGCAAGCGGGCGCGCTTCACCGGCTATGACCTGGACGGCGGCTATGCGGAGTTCACGGTGGCGCACCAGCGCTTCTGCTTTCCGCTCCCGTCCGGGTACAGCGACGTCCACGCCGCGCCGCTGATGTGCGCGGGGCTCATCGGCTTCCGGAGCCTGCGCATGGCGGGAGACGCCGAGCGGCTGGGCCTCTATGGTTTTGGCGCCGCGGCGCACGTGCTGGTCCAGGTGGCGCTGCGCCAGAAGCGGCGCGTCTTCGCCTTCACCCGGCCAGGAGACGCGGAGGCTCAGCGCTTCGCGAAGTCGCTGGGGGCGGAGTGGGCGGGAGACTCGGACGCGCTGCCGCCGGAGCCGCTGGACGCGGCCATCCTCTTCGCGCCCGTAGGAGCGCTGGTGCCCGCGGCGCTGCGCGCGGTGGACCGGGGCGGAGTGGTGGTGTGCGGCGGCATCCACATGAGTGACATTCCCGCCTTCCCCTACGCGCTGCTCTGGGAGGAGCGGGTGGTGCGCTCGGTGGCGAACCTCACGCGCACGGATGCGCTGGACTTCCTCGCGCTCGCGCCGAGTGTGCCGGTGCGCACGGAGGTGGAGGTGTTCCCCCTGTCCGCCGCGAACGAGGCGCTCACCGCACTGCGAGAGGGGCGCGTGCACGGCGCGGCGGTGCTGGATGTGAATGCGCGGGACTGA
- a CDS encoding pyridoxamine 5'-phosphate oxidase family protein: MASKKKDTHEVVQHFGDLIKGIKVAMMTTVEEDGSLRSRPMWTHDRDFDGELWFFTREHSPKVGEVEHDHHVSLAYSDPTRDRYVSVSGRCRLVLDKEKARELWNPTLKAWFPEGLDDPELALLCIRVERAEYWDTPNSRMVQLAGMVKAALTGETYQPGDNQKLDLGDAPLTH; the protein is encoded by the coding sequence ATGGCGAGCAAGAAGAAGGACACGCACGAGGTCGTCCAACACTTCGGAGACCTCATCAAGGGCATCAAGGTCGCGATGATGACCACCGTGGAGGAGGACGGGAGCCTGCGCAGCCGTCCCATGTGGACCCACGACCGGGACTTCGACGGCGAGCTCTGGTTCTTCACCCGCGAGCACTCACCCAAGGTGGGCGAGGTGGAGCATGACCACCACGTCAGCCTCGCGTACTCGGACCCGACGAGGGACCGCTACGTCTCCGTGAGCGGCCGCTGCCGGCTGGTACTCGACAAGGAGAAGGCCCGCGAGCTGTGGAACCCCACCCTCAAGGCCTGGTTCCCCGAGGGTCTGGATGATCCAGAGCTCGCCCTGCTGTGCATCCGCGTGGAGCGCGCCGAGTACTGGGACACCCCCAACAGCCGCATGGTGCAGCTGGCCGGCATGGTGAAGGCCGCCCTCACCGGCGAGACGTACCAGCCCGGCGACAACCAGAAGCTGGACCTGGGCGACGCCCCGCTGACCCATTGA
- a CDS encoding protein-tyrosine phosphatase family protein — protein MSVSLLRDVHHVPGVRGWVRKQVLRSVARCVEWTTKLPGQGLNVSRVNEWLFVGGGVPRSRYADLKALGVTAVIDMRGERCDDAQALAALGIELLNLPVTDRYPPSVEQLMRGVEWALPRLEQGGQVFTHCEHGVGRGPLMGLAIMVARGADAPVAYREVRKARWQATLNDRQLNGLADFVTAWAARKPSRAA, from the coding sequence GTGAGCGTCTCGCTGCTCCGTGACGTGCACCATGTGCCGGGAGTGCGTGGCTGGGTTCGCAAGCAGGTGCTGCGCTCGGTGGCGCGGTGCGTGGAGTGGACCACGAAGCTGCCCGGACAGGGCCTCAATGTCTCGCGGGTGAATGAGTGGCTGTTCGTGGGCGGCGGGGTGCCTCGCTCGCGGTACGCGGACCTGAAGGCGCTCGGTGTCACCGCGGTGATTGATATGCGCGGTGAGCGCTGTGACGACGCGCAGGCGCTGGCGGCGCTGGGAATCGAGCTGCTGAACCTGCCGGTGACGGACCGCTACCCGCCCTCGGTGGAGCAGCTGATGCGCGGCGTGGAGTGGGCGCTGCCCCGGCTGGAACAGGGCGGCCAGGTGTTCACCCACTGCGAGCACGGTGTGGGCCGGGGTCCGCTGATGGGACTTGCCATCATGGTGGCCCGTGGCGCGGATGCGCCCGTGGCGTATCGCGAGGTGCGCAAGGCGCGCTGGCAGGCCACGCTGAATGACCGGCAGCTCAACGGCCTCGCGGACTTCGTCACCGCGTGGGCCGCGAGGAAGCCGAGCCGGGCGGCGTAG
- a CDS encoding HPF/RaiA family ribosome-associated protein, with the protein MKRALQITYRGMTTSDGLSEHIRDHADKLEQFFDGIVGCHVVVEEPHRHKQHGKHFHVRVDLSVPGKNIVAARDPEQRTGHEDAYQAVTDAFDAARRQLQHYAETLHAHHGQ; encoded by the coding sequence ATGAAGCGAGCGCTGCAGATTACGTATCGCGGGATGACGACGAGCGACGGCTTGAGCGAGCACATCCGCGACCATGCAGACAAGCTGGAGCAGTTCTTCGACGGTATCGTGGGGTGCCACGTGGTGGTGGAGGAGCCGCATCGCCACAAGCAGCACGGCAAGCACTTCCACGTGCGCGTGGACCTGAGCGTGCCGGGGAAGAACATCGTCGCGGCGAGGGACCCGGAGCAGCGCACGGGCCACGAGGACGCCTATCAGGCCGTGACGGACGCCTTCGACGCCGCGAGACGCCAGCTCCAGCACTACGCGGAGACACTGCACGCGCACCATGGACAGTGA
- a CDS encoding DUF1360 domain-containing protein: MKAPQETGLFAGYDEAHHPLGSYALLMGAYGVSVAGFLGWSSRGRRQTLPERLDLGDVVLFSVATHSMTRLLAKDRVTSFLRAPFVRFQEDSTAGEVEEVSRGAGMQKALGQLLGCPFCLGPWVAAGFMAVHAVAPRQARWLGSVFALSAASSFLHRAYEWLGAGLHRTREQGRELKARTDREEGVQFPSASVSAEALEPGRAPIPAPS; encoded by the coding sequence ATGAAGGCTCCCCAGGAGACCGGCCTGTTCGCCGGCTACGACGAAGCGCACCACCCGCTGGGCTCGTACGCGCTGCTGATGGGCGCGTATGGCGTGTCCGTGGCGGGCTTCCTGGGGTGGTCGTCGCGAGGACGGCGCCAGACGCTGCCAGAGCGGCTGGACCTGGGGGACGTGGTGTTGTTCAGCGTGGCGACGCACTCGATGACGCGGCTGCTGGCGAAGGACCGGGTGACGAGCTTCCTGCGCGCGCCCTTCGTGCGCTTCCAGGAGGACTCGACGGCGGGCGAGGTGGAGGAGGTGTCTCGCGGCGCGGGGATGCAGAAGGCGCTGGGGCAGCTCCTGGGCTGTCCCTTCTGCCTGGGCCCGTGGGTGGCCGCGGGGTTCATGGCGGTGCACGCGGTGGCGCCGCGACAGGCGCGGTGGCTGGGCTCCGTGTTCGCGCTCTCCGCGGCGTCGTCCTTCCTGCACCGCGCCTATGAGTGGCTGGGGGCCGGGCTGCACCGCACTCGCGAGCAGGGACGGGAGCTGAAGGCCCGCACGGACCGTGAGGAGGGCGTGCAGTTCCCCAGCGCCAGTGTCTCGGCGGAAGCGCTGGAGCCGGGCCGCGCGCCCATTCCCGCGCCGAGCTGA